From Lusitaniella coriacea LEGE 07157, a single genomic window includes:
- a CDS encoding P-loop NTPase family protein, with product MNDEQFLDNFYNACDPFEPLPVGDPRYVDCKAVRGNEDIFVLGKKLRRSRRTACLLYSGHRGGGKSTELLKLQGYLRQHDFFVVYFAADEEDVDTEDTEYTDILLACTKHLLRQLKNTNAQPLRDWLRRFWGDIKDVLDTEIDLDSLSAEVVLSQFVKLTANIKAVPSQRRKIRDRVNPHTVTLIEALNQFIETAKQKLPDGKANLAVIVDGLDRIPPVIRDDSGRTNHDEIFLDRSEQLKGLACHVIYTAPISMMYSRRATDIRDIYSDPQTLPMIKVQNQDNSLCTEGIEAIQNIIAERVHTFNDNLSLETDIFDNPETLQGLCRMSGGHVRNLMLLIQSAIDETETLPIPRRAVQIAITDARDTYRRTVESDQWQLLAQVHRDKQIRNEDQYRDLLFNRCILEYVDFDEDKGRILWYDVHPLIRGILQFRDALDSRPHS from the coding sequence ATGAACGACGAACAGTTCCTCGACAACTTCTACAACGCCTGCGATCCCTTTGAACCGCTTCCCGTAGGAGATCCGCGCTACGTTGATTGCAAAGCAGTACGGGGTAATGAGGATATCTTCGTGTTGGGGAAAAAGTTGCGGCGTTCCAGGCGCACCGCTTGCTTGCTCTATTCCGGACATCGTGGCGGGGGAAAATCCACCGAACTGTTAAAGTTGCAAGGATATTTACGACAGCACGATTTTTTTGTCGTTTACTTTGCTGCCGATGAAGAAGATGTAGACACCGAAGATACCGAATACACCGATATTCTCCTCGCCTGCACCAAACACCTGCTACGGCAACTCAAAAACACCAATGCTCAACCGTTGCGGGATTGGTTGCGTCGGTTTTGGGGCGACATTAAAGACGTACTCGACACAGAAATCGATCTCGATAGCTTGAGTGCAGAGGTGGTTCTGTCGCAATTTGTCAAACTGACGGCGAATATTAAAGCCGTACCGAGTCAGCGCCGAAAAATCCGCGATCGCGTCAATCCCCATACTGTTACTTTAATCGAAGCCCTCAACCAATTCATCGAAACTGCAAAACAAAAACTTCCCGATGGCAAAGCGAACCTTGCGGTTATTGTAGATGGGTTAGACCGCATTCCTCCCGTCATCCGCGACGATAGCGGACGCACCAACCACGATGAAATCTTTTTAGATCGTAGCGAACAACTCAAAGGGTTAGCCTGTCACGTCATCTATACCGCGCCGATTTCGATGATGTACTCCAGGCGCGCCACGGATATTCGAGATATTTACAGCGATCCTCAAACCCTGCCGATGATTAAAGTCCAGAATCAGGACAATAGCCTTTGCACTGAAGGGATTGAGGCGATTCAAAATATTATTGCCGAGCGAGTTCATACGTTTAATGATAATTTATCCCTGGAAACAGATATTTTTGACAATCCAGAAACGCTGCAAGGACTGTGCAGAATGAGCGGGGGTCACGTTCGCAATTTAATGTTGTTGATTCAATCGGCAATTGACGAAACGGAAACCCTCCCCATCCCTCGCCGCGCCGTGCAAATCGCCATCACCGACGCGCGGGACACCTATCGCCGAACCGTGGAAAGCGACCAATGGCAGCTTTTGGCGCAAGTTCACCGGGACAAGCAAATTCGTAACGAAGACCAATATCGCGATTTGCTGTTCAATCGTTGCATCTTGGAATACGTGGATTTTGACGAGGATAAAGGGCGAATTCTCTGGTACGACGTGCATCCTCTGATTCGTGGGATTCTACAGTTTCGCGATGCTTTGGATTCGCGCCCTCATTCTTAA
- a CDS encoding tetratricopeptide repeat protein, with protein sequence MTQEPTDWDKDIHTTPEEEYQSLRRAMRRTRGFGLLFVECSPAQGREIVTRAKEDLPQKTIEVFSLEEPVDKLFNLIEELQGSPTSSASQNANTKSRKQRDSSLTSSLQSSVNSHQSTESEISPRLRVSASPHHPKTLPVTPSIPRSQQYKPINILFITGLETSLYEYERIKRQQGWENLEVYNYSWKGVPRILDHLNQQRERFRDSFDICFVFLLPTFAIDYFIHRAPDFFDWRSGLFKFPMEKERLQQECQQVLAASDIERYTSLSPKERRQELTKIQALIDEERQTPEQKANLYFEQGLLHHTAREYQEAIASYDKVLQFQPDDSYAWYNQGYALNELGRNEEAIASYDKAIQFQPDYSTAWYNRGNALRQLGRNEEAIASYDKAIQFQPDYSTAWYNRGNALNELGRNEEAIASYDKAIQFQPDYSTAWYNRGNALDELGRNEEAIASYDKAIQFQPDYSTAWNNRGNALHNLGRYEEAIASYDKAIEFQPDDSTAWYNRGNALNELGRYEEAIASYDKAIQFQPDDSATWNNRGYALNELGRNEEAIASYDKAIELQPDYSLAWNNKACCYALQGKVHLAVESLQHAINLDPQKYRNMAKTDSDFDSIRQHPLFRELIQ encoded by the coding sequence ATGACACAAGAACCAACCGATTGGGACAAGGACATCCACACCACGCCAGAAGAAGAGTATCAATCTTTGCGGCGCGCGATGCGGCGAACGCGGGGGTTTGGCTTGCTGTTTGTGGAATGTTCGCCCGCACAGGGACGAGAAATCGTTACCAGGGCGAAGGAAGATTTACCCCAGAAAACGATTGAGGTGTTTTCCTTAGAGGAACCCGTCGATAAGCTGTTTAATTTGATAGAAGAATTACAAGGTTCTCCTACCTCTTCCGCATCTCAAAACGCTAATACAAAATCGCGAAAACAACGCGACAGCTCTCTCACCTCATCTCTTCAGTCGTCAGTCAACAGCCATCAGTCAACAGAGAGCGAGATATCACCGCGTCTCCGTGTCTCCGCATCTCCGCATCATCCAAAAACTCTCCCCGTCACCCCCTCAATTCCACGCAGTCAGCAATATAAGCCCATCAACATTCTCTTCATTACTGGATTAGAAACCTCGCTGTACGAATACGAACGGATCAAGCGCCAGCAGGGTTGGGAGAACTTGGAAGTATATAACTACAGTTGGAAAGGCGTACCGCGCATTCTCGACCACCTCAACCAACAAAGAGAGCGCTTTCGCGACAGTTTTGACATCTGTTTTGTCTTCCTTTTACCCACGTTCGCGATCGATTATTTCATCCATCGCGCCCCGGATTTTTTTGATTGGCGTTCGGGGTTGTTTAAGTTTCCGATGGAGAAGGAACGGTTGCAACAGGAGTGCCAGCAAGTTCTTGCAGCCAGCGATATTGAAAGATATACTTCCCTTTCGCCAAAAGAACGCCGCCAGGAATTAACGAAAATTCAAGCGCTGATTGACGAGGAGCGACAAACCCCAGAACAAAAAGCTAATTTGTATTTTGAGCAGGGATTGCTACACCACACAGCAAGGGAATACCAAGAAGCGATTGCCTCTTACGATAAAGTCCTCCAATTCCAACCAGATGACTCCTATGCCTGGTACAACCAGGGCTATGCTCTAAACGAATTAGGACGAAATGAAGAAGCGATTGCCTCCTACGACAAAGCTATCCAATTCCAACCCGATTACTCCACTGCCTGGTACAACCGGGGCAATGCTCTGCGACAATTAGGACGAAATGAAGAAGCGATTGCCTCCTACGACAAAGCTATCCAATTCCAACCCGATTACTCCACTGCCTGGTACAACCGGGGCAATGCTCTAAACGAATTAGGACGAAATGAAGAAGCGATTGCCTCCTACGACAAAGCTATCCAATTCCAACCCGATTACTCAACTGCCTGGTACAACCGGGGCAATGCTCTGGATGAATTAGGACGAAACGAAGAAGCGATTGCCTCCTACGACAAAGCTATCCAATTCCAACCCGATTACTCAACTGCCTGGAACAACCGGGGCAATGCTCTGCACAATTTAGGGCGATACGAAGAAGCGATTGCCTCCTACGACAAAGCTATCGAATTCCAACCCGATGACTCCACTGCCTGGTACAACCGGGGCAATGCTCTAAACGAATTAGGACGATATGAAGAAGCGATAGCCTCCTACGACAAAGCTATCCAATTCCAACCCGATGACTCTGCTACCTGGAACAACCGGGGCTATGCTCTAAACGAATTAGGACGAAATGAAGAAGCGATTGCCTCCTACGACAAAGCCATCGAACTCCAACCCGATTACTCCCTTGCCTGGAACAACAAAGCCTGCTGTTATGCCCTACAAGGCAAAGTCCATCTCGCTGTTGAATCGTTGCAACACGCCATCAACCTCGATCCCCAGAAATATCGCAATATGGCGAAAACCGACTCCGATTTTGATTCAATCCGCCAGCATCCTCTTTTCCGGGAACTCATTCAATAG
- a CDS encoding DUF5131 family protein — protein sequence MSSSNTGIEWADKTWNPTTGCDKVSPGCLHCYAEALTERFSKNFPQGFKLTLHRDRLQQPRKWQKPSRVFVNSMSDLFHEKVPLSYLQEVFAVMRETPWHIYQILTKRDKRLVELAGQLEWSNNIWIGVSVENQNYAHRVDALRQVPAAVRFLSCEPLLGSLKLNLDKIDWVIVGGESGYQHRPIKPEWVRDILQQTREADVAFFFKQWGGFHSKAGGRELDGRIWDEMPQSWYEHNKKWENQKISRQQRYNGLEQKQLISI from the coding sequence ATGTCAAGCAGCAACACAGGAATTGAATGGGCAGACAAAACCTGGAATCCCACCACAGGCTGCGATAAAGTGAGTCCAGGTTGCCTCCATTGCTATGCCGAAGCACTCACAGAGCGGTTTTCTAAGAACTTCCCCCAAGGATTTAAATTAACGTTGCACCGCGATCGATTGCAACAGCCTAGAAAATGGCAAAAACCCAGCCGAGTGTTTGTCAATTCTATGAGCGACCTTTTTCACGAAAAGGTTCCACTTTCCTATTTACAGGAAGTGTTCGCCGTAATGCGAGAAACCCCGTGGCACATCTATCAAATTCTGACGAAGCGGGATAAACGATTGGTGGAACTCGCGGGACAGCTTGAGTGGTCTAATAATATTTGGATTGGCGTATCGGTCGAAAATCAGAACTATGCGCATCGAGTAGACGCTTTGCGGCAAGTTCCCGCAGCAGTGCGCTTTCTCTCCTGCGAACCCCTGTTAGGATCGCTTAAATTGAACCTCGATAAAATTGATTGGGTGATTGTCGGTGGCGAGTCCGGGTATCAGCATCGTCCCATCAAACCGGAATGGGTGAGAGACATTTTGCAACAAACGCGAGAGGCTGACGTTGCTTTTTTCTTTAAACAATGGGGCGGATTTCATTCCAAAGCTGGAGGAAGAGAGCTAGACGGACGCATATGGGACGAAATGCCACAGAGTTGGTACGAACACAATAAGAAGTGGGAAAATCAAAAGATTTCCAGGCAGCAAAGATATAATGGCTTGGAACAAAAGCAGTTGATTTCTATTTAA
- a CDS encoding HEAT repeat domain-containing protein yields MKHPHCIEFKRNPLLDEAIDAIKEEDFSLVNQYLQQLLLREAESSQAEEETDVRELLQIALTVLEKGDFQERWDLAKLLPKLGDRAIAPLIKIVEDEDADIEQKWFAVRILGQFDRAEVILCLAKLLETTKDSELAAIASTALANLGTPAITALVPLLNTPETRLSAAYALGQIRRREVIDPLLTLVGDADAKVRAIAVETLGSFRDARIDTALIAALADLSPLVRKEAVICLGFRVDKAEELALLDRLKPLLYDFNLEVCQQTAIALSKLKTPDAERTLLEVLQSPPTPIPLQLTLIQALAWMETPSSVQALLQSLPLLLPESALELIRVLGRLEPSALKENAAQGLLNWFAAGGETVERREIKQALAHTWGQLKSATTRDALQQLAQDSETSVRLHAIAALKYFER; encoded by the coding sequence ATGAAACATCCCCATTGCATCGAATTTAAGCGCAATCCCTTGCTAGACGAAGCGATAGACGCGATTAAAGAAGAAGATTTCTCTTTAGTCAATCAATACTTGCAGCAGTTGTTGTTGCGGGAAGCTGAATCCTCCCAAGCTGAAGAGGAGACGGATGTTCGAGAACTTTTGCAAATAGCGCTAACGGTTCTGGAAAAGGGAGATTTTCAAGAACGTTGGGATTTGGCAAAACTCTTGCCGAAATTGGGAGATCGCGCGATCGCGCCCTTAATTAAAATCGTCGAAGATGAAGATGCAGACATTGAACAAAAGTGGTTTGCTGTCAGGATTTTAGGGCAATTCGATCGCGCTGAGGTGATTCTCTGTTTGGCAAAATTGCTCGAAACAACAAAAGATTCGGAATTAGCCGCGATCGCGTCCACCGCCCTTGCGAACCTGGGAACCCCTGCTATTACTGCCCTCGTGCCATTACTTAACACCCCCGAAACGCGGTTGTCCGCCGCCTACGCCTTGGGGCAAATTCGCCGTCGCGAAGTCATCGATCCCCTGTTAACCCTGGTTGGGGATGCCGATGCAAAAGTACGCGCGATCGCGGTTGAGACCCTGGGGAGTTTTCGAGATGCACGGATTGACACGGCTTTAATCGCTGCGTTGGCGGATCTTTCACCCTTAGTGCGCAAAGAAGCTGTAATTTGCTTGGGATTTCGGGTTGATAAGGCGGAAGAATTAGCCCTCCTCGATCGCCTCAAACCCTTGCTATACGACTTTAATTTGGAGGTTTGTCAACAAACCGCGATCGCGCTAAGTAAACTCAAAACCCCAGACGCAGAACGCACCCTCCTGGAGGTCTTGCAATCCCCTCCCACGCCAATTCCCCTGCAACTCACCCTCATTCAGGCACTCGCTTGGATGGAAACCCCCTCTAGCGTGCAGGCTTTATTACAATCCCTTCCTCTCCTCCTCCCCGAAAGCGCCCTAGAACTGATTCGCGTCCTGGGACGATTGGAACCTTCTGCCCTCAAAGAAAACGCCGCACAGGGGCTTCTCAACTGGTTTGCAGCAGGCGGCGAAACCGTTGAACGCAGAGAAATCAAACAGGCACTTGCCCATACTTGGGGACAATTAAAAAGCGCAACGACACGAGACGCTTTGCAGCAATTGGCGCAGGATTCAGAGACTTCGGTTCGGTTGCACGCGATCGCGGCGTTGAAGTATTTTGAGAGATAG
- the cobA gene encoding uroporphyrinogen-III C-methyltransferase, whose translation MNPSKSIGKVYLVGAGPGDPGLLTLKGKTLLEFADVVVYDALVSPAILAMINPNAEKIDAGKRRGRHSLPQKTTTQLLVEKAQTHAVVVRLKGGDPFIFGRGGEEMADLIEANVPVEVVPGITSGIAAPAYCGIPLTHRDYSSSVTFVTGHEAVGKYRPDVNWRAIAQGSETVVIYMGVHNLNAIIEELIAGGKPPETPIALIRWGTRPDQEELIGTLATIVRQVEETEFEAPAIAVIGEVVGLHDILARYSPQILINQ comes from the coding sequence ATGAACCCATCGAAATCTATTGGTAAAGTTTATCTAGTTGGTGCGGGTCCAGGCGATCCGGGTTTGTTAACCCTAAAGGGAAAAACGCTGTTGGAATTTGCGGATGTGGTCGTTTACGATGCGTTGGTCAGTCCGGCAATTTTGGCAATGATTAATCCCAATGCGGAAAAAATCGATGCGGGGAAACGGCGAGGTCGTCATTCTTTGCCCCAAAAAACGACGACGCAATTATTAGTTGAAAAAGCCCAAACCCATGCAGTCGTGGTGCGCCTGAAGGGAGGCGATCCCTTCATTTTTGGGCGGGGTGGGGAAGAAATGGCAGATTTGATCGAGGCGAATGTTCCGGTGGAAGTGGTACCGGGAATTACGTCGGGGATTGCCGCGCCTGCTTACTGTGGCATTCCTTTAACCCATCGCGACTACAGTTCTTCTGTGACGTTTGTAACGGGTCACGAGGCGGTGGGGAAATATCGACCGGATGTGAATTGGCGCGCGATCGCGCAAGGCTCGGAAACGGTGGTAATTTATATGGGGGTTCACAATTTGAACGCCATTATCGAAGAGTTAATTGCTGGGGGAAAGCCACCCGAAACGCCCATTGCGCTGATTCGTTGGGGAACGCGACCCGACCAAGAAGAGTTAATCGGAACCCTCGCAACCATTGTCCGACAAGTGGAAGAAACGGAATTTGAAGCGCCCGCGATCGCGGTTATTGGCGAGGTGGTTGGTCTTCATGACATTCTAGCCCGTTATTCCCCGCAAATCCTTATCAATCAATGA